The Rhodanobacter sp. LX-99 genome segment GCTATGGGTGCGCCGCAGCGAGCACGCCGCGATCGTGGCGCCGTTCCCGCAGCCGCTGACGCTGACCGCGCTGGGCTATTCGCCCGCCACGCCGAAGGGCGGGCTGACCGCCGAGGTGGTGAAGTTCGACACGCTGGATGCACTGAAGGCGGCCGACCCGGCCAGCGTCAAGGGCAGGATCGTCTACGTCGACTACCACATGGAACGCGCGAAAGACGGCCACGGCTACGGCATGGGCTCGGCCGTGCGCACCGCCGGTCCAGTGATCGCCGCGGAAAAGGGCGCCGCCGGTTATCTGCTGCGCTCGGCCGGCACCGACGCGCACGAACGCGCGCCGCACACCGGCGTCACCGGCTTCCGCGACCTTGCCAAGGCGATCCCCGCCGCCGCACTGACCAACCCCGACGCCGACCAGCTCACGCGCGTGCTCGCCTATGGCAAGCCGGTGACGCTGAAGCTCGATCTCGACTGCGGCGTGGTCGGCGAATACACCGGCGCCAACGTGATCGGCGAGATCACCGGGCGCAAGCACCCCGACCAGGTGGTGGCGATCGGCGGCCACCTCGACTCGTGGGACCTGGGCACCGGCGCGATCGACGACGGCGCCGGCGTGGCGATCGCGATGGCCGCCGGCAAGCTGATCCGCGACCTGCCGCGGCGGCCCGACCGCACGATCCGGGTGATCGCGTTCGCCAACGAGGAGATGGGCCTGTGGGGCGGCCGCGCCTACGCCGAGAAGCACGGTGCCGAGGTGGCGAAGTTCCAGCTCGGCACCGAGTCCGACTTCGGCGCCGGCAGGATCTGGCGCATGAGCGCCAGCGTGAAGCCCGAGGCGCGCGATGCGATCGGCCAGATCGCCAAGGTGCTGGAGCCGGTCGGCGTGGCCTACGACGCCACGCGTCCCGGCGGCGGCGGTTCGGACTTGTCGCAGATGCACGCCAAGGGCATGGCCGCGCTGTCGCTGACCCAGGACGGCACGAAGTACTTCGACTGGCACCACACTCCGAACGACACGCTGGACAAGATCGACCCCGCCGAGCTGGCGCAGAACGTGGCGGTGTACGCGGCGTTCTCGTACATGGCCGCCCAGGCCAACGGCGACTTCGGCTCCGCGCCGGGCGCGTTCGCGCAAGACGGCGCCGGCGACTGAGCCGACTAACTGCTCCCTCCCCTGCATCGCGGGGGCAGGGAGCAGTTCGCTACTTCGCGTAGTACTGCCCCGACGCCACCAGCGGTTCCGGGATGCAGAACGTCTTCGGCCGCACGGTGATCGCGATCGGCACCAGCACTTCCTTCTCGACGCCGCCCACGCTGGCGCACGAGGTCTCCGGCGGCAGCCGGTAGTGGATGATGCGCACGGTGTATTGCGGGCAGACGTCCGAACAGGGGAATTCGGCGACCACCGGCACGTTGCGGTAGCGGCCCAGTGCCACCGTGGTGTTCATCAGCGCGGCCTTGTCCCACGGCTGGGCGGCCCAGGCCCGCAGGGCGGCGGCGTCCATCTGCGCGGGGGTGCCGGCGCAGGCGGTGGCGCCGATGGCCATGCCGGCGACGGCGGCGAATACGGTGACGACCGATGTCAGGCTGCGCATGTCCGCTCCCTCGATGACGGAGCGGCCAGCCTAGTCGCGGACGGCTGAACGCCGCAAGCTAGCGCGCCGGCGATGTCCTGCCCGATTGCTGGAAGCGCTGCTGCAGCTGGTCCATGTAGATATAGATCACCGGCGTCAGGTACAGCGTGAGGACCTGCGAGAACACCAGGCCGCCGACCACGGCCAGGCCCAGCGAGCGGCGCACCTCGGCGCCGGCGCCGATGCCCAGCGCGATCGGCAGGGTGCCGGCCATCGCCGCCATCGTGGTCATCATGATCGGACGGAAGCGCACACGGCAGGCGTCAGAGATCGCCTGCGCCGGCGACATGCCTTCCTCGCGCTGCCGTTCCAGCGCGAAGTCGATCAGCATGATCGCGTTCTTCTTGACGATGCCGATCAGCATCACGATGCCGACGAAGGCGAACAGGTCCAGCGAGGCGTTGAAGATCACCAGGGTCAGCAGCGCGCCGACCGCCGCCGCCGGCAGGCCGGACAGGATCGTCAGCGGATGGATGAAGCTCTCGTACAGGATGCCCAGCACCAGGTAGATCACGAACACCGCCAGCAGCAACAGCATGCCCATGCCCTGCATGGATTGCTGGAACGCCTGCGCGGTGCCCTGCACGCTGCCGCTGATGGTCGCCGGCAGGCCCATCGTGTCCATCGCGCCATCGATGCTGGCCACCGCGTCGCTGAGCGACACGCCCGGCGCCAGGTTGAACGACACCGTCACCGCCGGCAGCTGGCCCTGGTGGTTCACCGTCAGCGCCTGCGGCTCGCGGCTGAAGCTGGCCACCGCGCTGAGCGGCACCAGGCTGCCGCCGTTCGAGGTGACGTACAGCTGCGACAGCACCGCCGGGTCGTCCTGCAGCTTGCGTTCGACCTGCAGGATCACCCAGTACTGCGTGGACGAACCGTAGATGGTGGAAACCTGGTTTTCGCCGAAGCCGATGCCCAGCGCCGTCTGCACCTGCGCCATGGTGAGACCGAGCGGCGCCAGCTTGGCGCGATCGACCTTGACCACGATCGACGGGCTGTTGAGATCCAGGTCGTTGGTGACGTCCTCGAAACCCGGCAGCGCGGCGAACGCGCGGGTCACCTTGCCGCTCCAGTCGTACAGCTGGTCGAGGTTCACCGACTGCAGCGTGTACTGGTATTGCGCCTTGGACTGCCGCCCGCCGATCTGGATCGCCGGCGCGTTCTGGATGTAGCTGCGGATGCCCGCCACCGTCGCCAGCTTCGGCCGCAACTCCTGGATGATGCCGTCCGGGCCGAGCTTGCGTTCGTGCGCCGGCTTCAGCAGCAGCAGGATCGAACCGTTGTTGATCGTGCTGCGCGCGCCACCCGCGCCCACGGTGGACATGTAGCCGGCGATGTTCGGATCCTTCGCCACGATGTCGACCAGCCGCTGCTGGCGCGCCAGCATGCCCTCGAACGACACGTCCTCCGGCCCTTCCGTGTTGACGCGCAGCTGGCCGTTGTCGCCGGCCGGGATGAAATCCTTCGGCGTCGCGTAGAACAGCAGCGCGGTGGCCAGCAGGCTCACGCCGAAACCGGCCAGCACCAGCCGCGGGCGCTCCATGCACCAGCGCAGGCTGTCCGCGTAGCCGCGCTGCACGGCGCCGAAGCCGCGGTCGAAGCCGGCGACCAGCCAGTTCTTCCTGCTCTTGTCAGGGTCGCCGTGGTCGTGCGCCTTGACGAAGCGGCTGCACAGCATCGGCGTCAGCGTGATCGCGACGATGCCGGAAATCAGGATCGCCACGCTGATCACCACCGCGAACTCGTGGAACAGTCGGCCCACGATGCCGCCCATGAACATCACCGGGATGAACACCGCGATCAGCGACAGCGTCATCGAGAAGATGGTGAAGCCGACCTCGCCGGCGCCCTTCAGCGCCGCCTCGTACGGCGGCACGCCCGCCTCCATGTGGCGCACGATGTTCTCCAGCATCACGATCGCGTCGTCCACCACGAAGCCGACCGCGAGGGTCAGCGCCAGCAGCGAGAGGTTGTCCAGGCTGTAGCCCAGCGCGTACATCACGCCGAACGTGCCCAGCACCGAGATCGGCAGCGCCACCGCCGGGATCAGCGTGGCGGACAGGTTGCCGAGGAACAGGTAGATCACGAACACCACCAGCGCGCCGGCCAGCAGCAGGGTGAACTGCACGTCGTCGACCGAGTCGCGGATCGACTGCGAGCGGTCGTACAGCGTGTCCAGCGTGATCGACGGCGGCAGCCCGGCGCGGAAGCTGGGCAGCACCGCCTTGATCCGGTCCACCGTGGCCACCGTGTTCGCGCCCGGTTGGCGCTGGATCGCCAGCACGATCGCCTGCTTGCCGTTGTACGAACTGACGCGCTGGTCGTCCTGCACGCTGTCGCGCGCCTGGCCGATGTCGCCCACGTGCACCGGCGCGCCGTTGCGGTATGCCACCACCACGTCGTTGTAGGCGGCCGCGCGCAGCAGCTGGCCGTCGCTGCGAATCGGCAGCTGCTGGCGCTTGCCGTAGAGCGAGCCGGTGGACTGGTTGACGTTGGCGTCGGCGATGGCGTCCTGCACCTGGTCGATGCCGATGCCGCTGGCGGCCAGCCGGTCCGGGTCCACGCTGATGCGTACCGCGTATTTCTGCGAGCCGTACACGTTCACCTGGGCCACGCCGTCGATCATCGACAGCTGCTGCGCCAGCTCGGTCTCGGCGTACTCGTCGACCTGGGTCAGCGGCATCGTCGACGAGCTCATCGCCAGGTACAGGATCGCCGCGTCGGCCGGGTTGACCTTGCGGAACGTGGGCGGCGTGGTCATCTCCTTCGGCAGCTGGCGCAGCGCCGAGGAAATCGCCGACTGCACGTCCTGCGCCGCCGCGTCGATGTTGCGGTCCAGCTCGAAGCTCAGCGTGATCGAGGTGGAGCCGAGCGCGCTGGTCGAGCTCATCGAGCTGATCCCGGCGATGGTCGACAGCCGGCCTTCCAGCGGCGTGGCCACCGCCGAGGCCATCGTCTCCGGCGAAGCGCCGGGCAGGCTGGCGCTGATGCTGATGGTGGGAAAATCGACGTTCGGCAGCTCGTTCACCGGCAGCTGCGGATAGGCGACGATGCCGAACACCAGCAACGCCGCCATCAGCAGCGTGGTCATCACCGGGCGGCGGATGCAGAGCTCGGGGATGTTCATCCGATCACCCCCGCTTGACGGTGGCGGCGCTGCCGTCGACCAGCAGCATCTGGCCTTCGGTCACCACCTGCTCGCCGGCCTTCAGGCCCTTGTCGATGACGGTGCGCCCGGCGCTGGTCGGACCGGGCGTGACGTAGCGCTGCCATACCTTGCCGTCGGCGCCGAGCACGAACACGAAACTGCCGCTGCTGGAACTCTGCAGCGCATGCACCGGCACGCTGACCACGTCGGCCAGGCGCGTGGTGGGCAGCGTCACCTGCACGAACTGGCCGGGGACGAGCCGGTGGTCGGCGTTGTCGAAGCGCGCCTTCAACACGATGGTGCCGGTCGTGGCGTCGACCGCGTTGTCGATGAATTCCAGCGTGCCGGCCAGCGGCGTGCCCTTGTCGCCGGAGAGGGTCACCTGCACGGCGATCGCCCCGCTGGCCAGCGCGGCGCGCACGGCGGGCAGGCTGTCCTCGGGGATGTTGAACGCCACGCGCACCGGCTCGACCTGGTTGAGCACCACGATGTCGGTGCTGTCGGCGCTGATCTGCGCGCCCGGCCACACCAGCGGCGCGCCGGCGATGCCGTCGAACGGGGCGACGATGCGCGCGTAGTCGAGCTGGGTCTGCGCCAGTTCCTGCGCGGCGCGGTCGCTCTGCAGGCTGGCCCGGGCCACCGCCAGGTTGGCCTGGTACAGGTCGTAGTCCGCCTTCGAGACGAAGCCCTTGGCCAGCATGTCGGCATAACGCCGTTGGTCGGCCTGCGCCTTCTGCAGCAGCGCCTGGTCGCGCGCCACGCTGCCGCGCGCCTGGTCCAGTTGCGCCTGCAGCAGGCGCGGGTCGATCTGCGCCAGCACGCTGCCCTTGCGCACCAGCGCGCCGGGCGTGAACGACAGCGATTGGAGCTGGCCGGAGACCCGCGCGCGCAGGCTCACCGTCGACCACGCCTCGACCCGGCCCACCAGCTTCAGCGACAACTCGACGTCGCCCCGGATGGCGCTGGCTACTTCGACCGGCACCGCTGCCGGCGCCCTGGTGGCCTTGCTGCTGTCGCCGGCACCACGCCCGAAGTGCATGGCCATGGCGATCGCCAGCAGGACAGCCACCACGAGGACGATTTTTTTCCAGAACATGCGCGGGGGCTTCTCGATCTTCGCGCCACGCGCGGTGGCGATGGCGGGGTTCTTGCGCGGTCGGGGAACCGCAGGGCCGGTGACCATGCACCAAGCCTGTTACAACGCGTGTGACGGCTTCAGGTTGACCCGCCGGAAGACACGCCAGTTTCCCACTATGCCGCGGATTGTGCTGCGGACGGACCCCGACCTATGGCACTGGTCAGTGCCGCCGCATGCGCGCATCAGGGTGTGCCGTCGCCCTGCTCCAGCGCCTGCAGGTTGTCCTTGATCCGGCCGATCACCGCCAACGCCTGCCGCAGCTCGTCGTGGTCGATGCCGCGAGTGGCATCCTTGCGCAGCTCGCGCGCGATGATCTCCATGTCGCCCACGATCACGCGCGCCTGGTCGGTGACGTACAGCCGCCAGGCGCGGCGGTCCTTCGGGTCCGGCCGGCGCTCGACGAAACCGGCCGCCTGCAACCGGTCGATCACCCGGCCCACCGCGATCGGTTCCATTTCCAGGAACTCGGCCAGCTCGGTTTGCCGCAGGCCCTCGCGGTGGTACAACACCTTGGTCGCGCGCCACTGCGCGCGGGTCAGCCCGAATTTCACCGCGCGCCGGTCGAAGTGCTTGCGGAACAGCAAGGTCACGTCGCTGAGCAGATAGCCGAAGGAAATGTCTTCCGTTTTCGCCATGACCTGTTGCCACCCCGCCGCGCTCGAATACCCGCCTGAAGCATAAGGTAAGCCGCCACCCCATGCCCATCCAGGTCATCCACGCCGACATCACCCGCCTGGCCGTGGACGCTATCGTCAACGCGGCGAATCCCGGCCTGCTCGGCGGCGGCGGCGTGGACGGCGCGATCCACCGCGCCGCCGGACCGGCCCTGCTGCAAGCCTGCCGCGCGCTGCCGGAAATCGCGCCCGGCGTGCGCTGCCCCACCGGCGAGGCACGCCTCACGCCGGGCTTCGCGCTACCCGCGCGCTGGGTGATCCACACGGTCGGGCCGGTCTGGCATGGCGGCACCCGGGGCGAGGCGCAGTTGCTGGAGTGCTGCCATCGCAACTCGCTGCAACTGCTGCGCAAACAGCGGCTGCATACGATCGCGTTCCCGGCGATCAGCTGCGGCGTCTACGGTTACCCCGCCGCGCGGGC includes the following:
- a CDS encoding efflux RND transporter periplasmic adaptor subunit, coding for MFWKKIVLVVAVLLAIAMAMHFGRGAGDSSKATRAPAAVPVEVASAIRGDVELSLKLVGRVEAWSTVSLRARVSGQLQSLSFTPGALVRKGSVLAQIDPRLLQAQLDQARGSVARDQALLQKAQADQRRYADMLAKGFVSKADYDLYQANLAVARASLQSDRAAQELAQTQLDYARIVAPFDGIAGAPLVWPGAQISADSTDIVVLNQVEPVRVAFNIPEDSLPAVRAALASGAIAVQVTLSGDKGTPLAGTLEFIDNAVDATTGTIVLKARFDNADHRLVPGQFVQVTLPTTRLADVVSVPVHALQSSSSGSFVFVLGADGKVWQRYVTPGPTSAGRTVIDKGLKAGEQVVTEGQMLLVDGSAATVKRG
- a CDS encoding MarR family transcriptional regulator, coding for MAKTEDISFGYLLSDVTLLFRKHFDRRAVKFGLTRAQWRATKVLYHREGLRQTELAEFLEMEPIAVGRVIDRLQAAGFVERRPDPKDRRAWRLYVTDQARVIVGDMEIIARELRKDATRGIDHDELRQALAVIGRIKDNLQALEQGDGTP
- a CDS encoding O-acetyl-ADP-ribose deacetylase; its protein translation is MPIQVIHADITRLAVDAIVNAANPGLLGGGGVDGAIHRAAGPALLQACRALPEIAPGVRCPTGEARLTPGFALPARWVIHTVGPVWHGGTRGEAQLLECCHRNSLQLLRKQRLHTIAFPAISCGVYGYPAARAAAVAVATLRDALAATDDIDVTLCCFNDAMRAVFQHALNAA
- a CDS encoding efflux RND transporter permease subunit encodes the protein MNIPELCIRRPVMTTLLMAALLVFGIVAYPQLPVNELPNVDFPTISISASLPGASPETMASAVATPLEGRLSTIAGISSMSSTSALGSTSITLSFELDRNIDAAAQDVQSAISSALRQLPKEMTTPPTFRKVNPADAAILYLAMSSSTMPLTQVDEYAETELAQQLSMIDGVAQVNVYGSQKYAVRISVDPDRLAASGIGIDQVQDAIADANVNQSTGSLYGKRQQLPIRSDGQLLRAAAYNDVVVAYRNGAPVHVGDIGQARDSVQDDQRVSSYNGKQAIVLAIQRQPGANTVATVDRIKAVLPSFRAGLPPSITLDTLYDRSQSIRDSVDDVQFTLLLAGALVVFVIYLFLGNLSATLIPAVALPISVLGTFGVMYALGYSLDNLSLLALTLAVGFVVDDAIVMLENIVRHMEAGVPPYEAALKGAGEVGFTIFSMTLSLIAVFIPVMFMGGIVGRLFHEFAVVISVAILISGIVAITLTPMLCSRFVKAHDHGDPDKSRKNWLVAGFDRGFGAVQRGYADSLRWCMERPRLVLAGFGVSLLATALLFYATPKDFIPAGDNGQLRVNTEGPEDVSFEGMLARQQRLVDIVAKDPNIAGYMSTVGAGGARSTINNGSILLLLKPAHERKLGPDGIIQELRPKLATVAGIRSYIQNAPAIQIGGRQSKAQYQYTLQSVNLDQLYDWSGKVTRAFAALPGFEDVTNDLDLNSPSIVVKVDRAKLAPLGLTMAQVQTALGIGFGENQVSTIYGSSTQYWVILQVERKLQDDPAVLSQLYVTSNGGSLVPLSAVASFSREPQALTVNHQGQLPAVTVSFNLAPGVSLSDAVASIDGAMDTMGLPATISGSVQGTAQAFQQSMQGMGMLLLLAVFVIYLVLGILYESFIHPLTILSGLPAAAVGALLTLVIFNASLDLFAFVGIVMLIGIVKKNAIMLIDFALERQREEGMSPAQAISDACRVRFRPIMMTTMAAMAGTLPIALGIGAGAEVRRSLGLAVVGGLVFSQVLTLYLTPVIYIYMDQLQQRFQQSGRTSPAR
- a CDS encoding M20/M25/M40 family metallo-hydrolase, producing MRRLPLTLLAAGLLASGIASAANTTIPATAVKTAEQLRDKALHDDTAYKVTASLTTEVGARMAGSEADRRAVDWAVAKFKELGYDKVYTEAVTYPLWVRRSEHAAIVAPFPQPLTLTALGYSPATPKGGLTAEVVKFDTLDALKAADPASVKGRIVYVDYHMERAKDGHGYGMGSAVRTAGPVIAAEKGAAGYLLRSAGTDAHERAPHTGVTGFRDLAKAIPAAALTNPDADQLTRVLAYGKPVTLKLDLDCGVVGEYTGANVIGEITGRKHPDQVVAIGGHLDSWDLGTGAIDDGAGVAIAMAAGKLIRDLPRRPDRTIRVIAFANEEMGLWGGRAYAEKHGAEVAKFQLGTESDFGAGRIWRMSASVKPEARDAIGQIAKVLEPVGVAYDATRPGGGGSDLSQMHAKGMAALSLTQDGTKYFDWHHTPNDTLDKIDPAELAQNVAVYAAFSYMAAQANGDFGSAPGAFAQDGAGD